Proteins co-encoded in one Bacillus infantis NRRL B-14911 genomic window:
- the hutH gene encoding histidine ammonia-lyase — MIELTGSTLTLEQVKVIVFEKEHAAASAGSMERVKESHEAVRKIVEEERVIYGINTGFGKFSDVLINQKDVKALQLNLIRSHACGVGEPFPESVSRAMLLLRANALLKGFSGVRPELVERLLTFLNEEIHPVIPQQGSLGASGDLAPLSHLALALIGEGEVFYKGKRMPSSEAIESAGLPPFHLEAKEGLALINGTQAMTSMGAVAYLEAEQLAFQSEMIAAMTMEGLNGITDAFDERIHQARGYQQQIDTAARMRDYLAGSRLTTVQGELRVQDAYSLRCIPQVHGASWQALDYVKEKLEIEMNAATDNPLIFDEGEKVISGGNFHGQPIAFAMDFMKIAVAELANISERRIERLVNPQLSDLPAFLSPEPGLQSGAMIMQYSAASLVSENKTLAHPASVDSIPSSANQEDHVSMGTIGSRHAWQIIQNATRVLAIELICAMQAAEFRGVEKMASKTRKIYEKAREIVPSITKDRVFSKDIENCAAWLKEGIMK; from the coding sequence GCACATTGACATTGGAACAGGTAAAGGTAATTGTTTTTGAAAAAGAGCATGCGGCAGCATCAGCAGGTAGTATGGAGAGGGTGAAGGAAAGCCATGAGGCGGTCCGGAAGATTGTTGAAGAAGAAAGGGTCATTTATGGCATCAACACCGGCTTTGGGAAGTTCAGCGATGTGCTCATTAACCAGAAGGATGTAAAGGCGCTTCAGCTGAATCTGATTCGTTCCCATGCATGCGGGGTGGGGGAGCCTTTTCCGGAGTCTGTTTCAAGGGCGATGCTGCTACTGAGGGCTAATGCGCTTTTGAAAGGATTTTCAGGTGTAAGGCCGGAGCTGGTTGAAAGGCTGCTCACTTTCTTAAATGAAGAAATCCATCCTGTCATTCCGCAGCAAGGGTCACTTGGGGCGAGCGGGGATCTTGCACCATTGTCCCATCTTGCTCTTGCTCTGATCGGTGAGGGGGAGGTTTTTTATAAAGGAAAGAGGATGCCTTCATCAGAGGCCATCGAATCTGCCGGACTCCCTCCGTTCCATCTGGAGGCGAAGGAGGGGCTTGCCCTAATCAATGGCACCCAGGCGATGACGAGCATGGGGGCGGTCGCCTATCTGGAAGCCGAGCAGCTGGCTTTTCAAAGTGAGATGATCGCTGCAATGACGATGGAGGGCCTAAACGGCATCACAGACGCATTTGATGAAAGAATCCATCAGGCCCGCGGCTACCAGCAGCAGATAGATACAGCCGCTCGGATGAGGGATTATCTGGCCGGTAGCAGGCTGACGACCGTTCAAGGTGAGCTGCGTGTCCAGGATGCCTATTCTCTCCGGTGCATCCCCCAGGTTCATGGGGCAAGCTGGCAGGCGCTCGATTATGTAAAAGAAAAATTGGAGATTGAAATGAATGCGGCGACCGATAATCCGCTGATTTTTGATGAGGGGGAAAAGGTCATTTCCGGCGGGAATTTTCATGGGCAGCCGATTGCGTTTGCGATGGATTTTATGAAAATTGCTGTTGCGGAGCTGGCCAATATTTCGGAAAGAAGAATCGAGCGCCTCGTCAATCCACAGCTCAGTGACCTGCCTGCTTTCTTAAGTCCGGAGCCTGGCCTGCAGTCAGGTGCGATGATCATGCAATACAGTGCGGCCTCTCTGGTTTCGGAAAATAAGACGCTGGCACATCCGGCGAGCGTTGATTCTATTCCGTCCTCCGCCAACCAGGAGGATCATGTAAGCATGGGGACGATTGGATCCCGCCATGCGTGGCAGATCATCCAGAATGCGACCCGGGTGCTGGCGATCGAGCTGATCTGCGCGATGCAGGCAGCCGAGTTCAGGGGTGTTGAAAAAATGGCCTCTAAAACAAGAAAAATCTACGAAAAAGCAAGGGAAATCGTCCCATCCATTACAAAAGACAGGGTATTCTCAAAGGATATTGAAAATTGTGCGGCCTGGCTGAAGGAAGGAATAATGAAATAA
- a CDS encoding peroxiredoxin: MPFTASKGDPAPLFTADAVIDQGIQKVSLQDFQGQWVLLFFYPSDFTFVUPTELAAVAAIYPYVKNMNVEVLAISTDSVYSHKVFKETSPSLKHVTFPLLSDRTHSISKAYRVLDENSGASFRASVFLNPEQIIQAKLIYPGNIGRNLHEHVRILQALQYAKQTGKGTPANWMPGQQGMMSDPNMIGKI; encoded by the coding sequence ATGCCTTTTACAGCTTCAAAAGGGGATCCAGCCCCGCTGTTTACAGCGGATGCTGTGATTGACCAGGGAATCCAGAAGGTCAGCCTGCAGGATTTCCAGGGCCAGTGGGTGCTGCTGTTTTTTTACCCCAGTGATTTCACCTTTGTCTGACCGACAGAATTGGCGGCGGTCGCCGCTATTTATCCTTATGTAAAGAACATGAATGTGGAAGTCCTTGCCATCAGCACGGACAGCGTCTATTCCCACAAAGTGTTCAAAGAAACATCGCCTTCCCTGAAGCATGTGACCTTCCCGCTCCTGAGCGACCGGACCCACAGCATCAGCAAGGCATACCGCGTGCTTGATGAAAATTCAGGTGCGTCCTTCCGGGCATCTGTGTTCTTGAACCCGGAGCAGATCATCCAGGCAAAACTGATTTATCCCGGCAATATCGGCCGCAATCTCCATGAGCATGTCCGCATCCTTCAGGCCCTCCAATATGCAAAACAGACTGGCAAAGGCACACCTGCCAACTGGATGCCGGGCCAGCAGGGGATGATGAGCGACCCGAATATGATTGGGAAAATATAA
- a CDS encoding solute:sodium symporter family transporter — protein MFTGGIAFTLISCAFFMAIVAWISYVKTKGAVSDSTGYFLAGRGLTGGFIAGSLLLTNLSAEQLIGLNGQAYRTNLSNMAWEVTAAFAIIFMAVYLLPKYLGGNFTTLPEFLSKRFDEGVRRYTVILFMLGYILVTIPSMLYSGALAVLQLFDVPSLLGITYQSSVWLVIWIIGIIGAIYAIFGGLKAVAVSDTLNGIGLLIIGILIPVLGFFALGDGNFFSGLKTIATEHPEKLNSIGTKEDSVPFGTIFTGMIFANLFYWASNQYVIQRTLGAKNLAEGQKGVMISGFYKLLVPVFMMIPGVIAFHLYGNSLKSVDLAYPTLISDVMPGYLSGFFLAVLLGAVFSSFNSLLNSAATLFALDIYKPRINPNVSDEKLISISKWFGTILAIVSLFISPMLMNASDGLWDLIRRFTGFFNIPIIAIVLVGIFSKYIPALAPKVVIIFHVIAYYMLVWGTDHLFGYTVPIHFIHIYAILFAVEILMMIIIGKIKPRASAYHFRADAQVNMVPWKGVIPVSIILLSLVAFTYIVFSKIGLAYEAAVVSPAFWPATVAILIIAGIFIYLSMKYWNRKYASYLEGQNTEGATQVKRTGSGLNPLIVNAKQSTVKD, from the coding sequence ATGTTTACTGGGGGAATTGCTTTCACTTTAATATCCTGCGCCTTTTTTATGGCGATCGTTGCCTGGATTTCGTATGTGAAAACGAAAGGGGCAGTCAGCGATTCTACAGGATATTTCCTGGCAGGGAGGGGACTGACAGGGGGCTTCATCGCCGGATCGCTATTGCTGACAAACCTGTCGGCCGAGCAGCTGATCGGCCTGAATGGACAGGCCTACCGGACCAATTTGAGCAATATGGCCTGGGAAGTTACCGCTGCTTTTGCCATCATCTTCATGGCTGTTTATCTGCTGCCAAAGTATTTGGGCGGAAACTTCACGACACTGCCTGAATTTTTAAGCAAGCGCTTTGATGAAGGGGTGAGGCGCTACACCGTCATCCTGTTCATGCTTGGCTATATCCTTGTTACTATTCCATCCATGCTTTATTCGGGGGCATTGGCTGTGCTGCAGCTGTTTGATGTGCCGTCCCTGTTGGGCATTACATACCAATCTTCTGTTTGGCTCGTCATCTGGATCATCGGCATCATCGGAGCCATTTACGCCATCTTCGGCGGACTGAAGGCTGTTGCTGTTTCTGATACATTAAACGGGATCGGCCTTCTAATCATCGGTATTCTGATCCCGGTTCTTGGGTTTTTCGCCCTTGGTGACGGCAATTTCTTCAGCGGCCTGAAAACCATTGCCACTGAGCATCCTGAAAAATTGAACAGCATTGGGACAAAGGAAGATTCTGTTCCATTCGGCACCATTTTTACCGGGATGATTTTTGCCAATCTCTTCTACTGGGCTTCTAATCAATATGTCATCCAGCGTACATTAGGCGCGAAAAACCTGGCTGAAGGCCAAAAGGGTGTTATGATTTCAGGCTTCTATAAGCTGCTTGTCCCTGTTTTCATGATGATTCCCGGCGTTATCGCCTTTCATCTTTACGGCAATTCGCTGAAATCAGTCGACCTTGCCTACCCAACCCTGATTTCAGATGTGATGCCCGGCTATCTGTCCGGATTTTTCCTTGCGGTCCTGCTGGGAGCCGTGTTCAGCTCCTTCAATTCATTGCTGAACAGCGCCGCCACCCTTTTTGCACTGGATATCTACAAGCCAAGGATCAATCCTAATGTGAGTGATGAAAAGCTGATCAGCATCAGCAAATGGTTCGGAACCATTCTCGCCATTGTCTCTTTATTCATCTCTCCGATGCTGATGAACGCATCTGACGGCCTTTGGGACCTGATCAGAAGATTCACTGGATTTTTCAACATACCGATCATCGCCATCGTACTCGTCGGTATTTTCTCGAAATATATCCCGGCACTGGCACCGAAAGTAGTCATCATTTTCCATGTGATAGCTTATTATATGCTCGTATGGGGCACTGACCATCTGTTTGGCTATACGGTGCCGATCCACTTTATCCATATCTATGCCATCCTGTTTGCTGTCGAAATCCTGATGATGATCATTATCGGAAAAATAAAGCCGAGAGCCTCTGCCTATCATTTCCGTGCAGATGCCCAGGTGAATATGGTTCCCTGGAAGGGCGTCATTCCGGTTTCCATCATTCTTCTCTCGCTCGTCGCTTTTACGTATATCGTCTTTTCAAAAATCGGCCTTGCTTATGAAGCTGCTGTCGTTTCCCCAGCCTTCTGGCCAGCAACAGTTGCCATCTTGATCATTGCCGGCATCTTCATCTATCTGTCCATGAAATACTGGAACAGAAAATATGCTTCCTATCTGGAAGGCCAGAACACAGAAGGCGCCACACAGGTCAAAAGAACAGGTTCAGGCTTGAACCCGCTGATTGTGAATGCCAAGCAGAGTACGGTTAAAGACTAG